GAATGCGGTGGGCATGGCCCAGAAGGGTCCCAAGGCGCCCCAGATTCCGAACGCCGCGATTGACAGCATCAGCAACGACACCGCGGCGGTTTGCGGCGCAACCACGGTCAGTACGAACCCAGCGGCGCCGATCAGGCAGGGTACCGCCACATGCCAGCGACGCTCGGCTTTGGCGTCGGATCGCGATCCGACCACCACCAACCCGATGGTCGCCGCGACGTAGGGGATGGCCGTCAGCAGAATCACCGTCGCCGAGCTGAGGCCGCCGGTCGCCTGCACGATCTGCGGCAGCCAGAAGCTCACCCCGTAGAACGCCATCACGATGCAGAAGTAGAGCGCGGCCAG
The nucleotide sequence above comes from Gemmatimonadaceae bacterium. Encoded proteins:
- a CDS encoding MFS transporter; this encodes LAALYFCIVMAFYGVSFWLPQIVQATGGLSSATVILLTAIPYVAATIGLVVVGSRSDAKAERRWHVAVPCLIGAAGFVLTVVAPQTAAVSLLMLSIAAFGIWGALGPFWAMPTAFLRGTAAAGGLAIVNSIGNIGGFAGPFLIGWVRDATGRFEGGLLTLAGVLVIGASLALSLSAPSAAP